In Glycine max cultivar Williams 82 chromosome 7, Glycine_max_v4.0, whole genome shotgun sequence, a single window of DNA contains:
- the LOC121175158 gene encoding uncharacterized protein gives MHFFLLNNTTFFFILLRLQLWKSADWRSNIDLKDSPVQEIWLRLHSLHIPPHFRFSKLNTLIVDGCHFLSDAVLPFSLLPLLPNLETLQVRNCDFVKIIFDVTTMGPLPFALKTLILERLPNLENVWNSNVELTFPQVKSLTLCDLPKLKYDMLKPFTHLESHALNQVCIHKLTPNIEHLTLGQHELNMILSGEFQGNHLNELKVLALFFHIESDVFLQRVPNIEKLEVCDGSFKETFCFDSHNVDEDGLLSQLKVICPDSLPELVSIGSENSGIVPFLRNLETLQVISCLSSINLVPCTVSFSNLTYLKVKSCKSLLYLFTSSTARSLGKLKTMEISWCDSIEEIVSSTEEGDESDENEIIFQQLNCLELDGLRKLRRFYKGSLSFPSLEEFTVSRCERMESLCAGKVKTDKLLQVTFHWSEGVIPLETDLNSAMQNR, from the exons ATGCATTTCTTCCTACTGAATAAtactacctttttttttattcttttacgtTTGCAGTTATGGAAGTCTGCAGATTGGAGATCCAATATTGACCTCAAAGATAGCCCAGTACAAGAGATATGGCTTAGGCTTCACTCACTGCATATCCCCCCACACTTCCGCTTCAGTAAGTTAAACACCTTGATTGTGGACGGCTGCCATTTTTTATCAGATGCGGTCTTACCCTTCTCTTTACTTCCTTTATTACCTAATTTGGAAACATTGCAAGTTCGAAACTGTGATTTTGTGAAAATCATATTTGATGTGACAACTATGGGACCACTCCCTTTTGCCCTCAAGACATTGATTTTAGAGCGGCTGCCAAATCTGGAGAATGTTTGGAATTCAAATGTTGAGCTTACGTTCCCCCAAGTCAAGTCATTGACACTGTGCGATCTGCCAAAGTTAAAGTATGACATGTTGAAGCCATTTACACATCTAGAATCACATGCTCTAAATCAAGTCTGTATTCATAAG CTTACACCCAACATAGAGCACCTGACACTCGGTCAACATGAACTCAACATGATTTTGAGTGGAGAATTCCAGGGAAACCACTTAAACGAGTTAAAAGTTCTTGCTCTGTTCTTTCATATTGAGTCCGATGTATTTCTACAACGGGTGCCCAATATAGAGAAGCTTGAGGTGTGTGATGGTTCCTTCAAAGAGACTTTCTGCTTTGATAGTCATAATGTGGATGAGGATGGATTGCTTTCACAGCTGAAAGTGATATGCCCGGACTCCCTTCCAGAGCTTGTTTCCATTGGGTCAGAGAACTCTGGGATTGTGCCCTTTCTCAGAAATCTAGAAACATTGCAAGTAATCAGCTGTTTGAGTTCAATAAATCTGGTACCATGCACAGTGTCTTTCTCCAATCTGACATATTTGAAAGTAAAAAGTTGCAAGAGTCTGCTATATTTGTTCACATCCTCAACAGCAAGAAGTTTGGGTAAACTCAAAACAATGGAGATAAGTTGGTGTGATTCAATTGAAGAGATAGTGTCTTCAACAGAGGAAGGGGATGAATCAGATGAGAATGAGATAATATTTCAGCAGCTCAATTGTTTGGAACTTGATGGATTAAGAAAGCTGAGAAGGTTCTACAAAGGGAGTTTAAGTTTCCCGTCCTTGGAGGAATTCACAGTAAGCCGCTGCGAGAGGATGGAAAGTTTGTGTGCAGGTAAAGTCAAAACAGACAAGCTGTTACAAGTGACATTCCATTGGTCAGAAGGTGTTATCCCATTGGAAACTGATCTGAACTCTGCCATGCAAAACCGATAG
- the LOC121175145 gene encoding uncharacterized protein, whose product MDAVSSALLEPVTNSLLDLLKKQLDYIHYSRNFDELRECVKQLKLVKEKVDHQCEEAFKNGHEIEGKAREWLGKVGKFETEVEKYWNDDGHKKTRFSNYLFPYFRHRLGRLAKKMAVEGKKITDDCPKSDEIAHRVYVTSNDAILSNNDLMDFGSRKSIMEQIMATLVEDPTVKMIGVYGRSGVGKSTLIKAIAKIARDKKLFNVVAFSEITDNPNLKQVQEDIAYPLGLKLEGEGENVRADHLRRRLKKEKENTLIILDDLWDRLDLNRLGIPLDGDVDDKQGPQGPTKEKSLGDYKGCKILLTSRKQNVLTDKMEVKLTFCVEELDEKDALKLFRKEAGIHGEMSKSKQEIVKKYCSGLPMAIITVGRALRDKSDSEWEKLKNQDLVGDQNPMEISVKMSYDHLENEELKSIFFLCAQMGHQPLIMDLVKYCFGLGILEGVYSLGEARGKISTSIQKLKNSGLVLDGSSSIHFNMHDLVRDAALSIAQNEQNVFTLRNGKLNDWPELKRCTSISICNSDIIDELPNVMNCPQLKFFQIDNDDPSLKIPESFFKRMKKLRVLILTGFHLSSLPSSIKCLSDLRLLCLERCTLDHNLSIIGKLKKLRILSFSGSRIENLPAELKDLYKLQLLDISNCSIVTMIPPNLISRLTLLEELYVRKCFMEVSEEGERNQSQNSFISELKHLHQLQVVDLSIPCAEFFPKELFFDNLSDYKIEIGNFETLSAGDFRMPNKYEKFKSLALELKDDTDNIHSQTGIKLLFKTVENLLLGELNGVQDVINELNLNGFPHLKHLSIVNNPSIKYIINSKDLFYPQDVFPKLESLCLYKLKEIEMIYFSSGTEMICFSPFTDCSFTKLKTIKVEKCDQLKNLFSFCMVKLLASLETIGVSNCGSLEEIIKIPDNSDKIEFLKLMSLSLESLSSFTSFYTTVEGSSTNRDQIQITVMTPPLFGELVEIPNLENLNLISMNKIQKIWSDQPPSNFCFQNLIKLVVKDCDNLRYLCSLSVASSLRKLKGLFVSKCKMMEKIFSTEGNSAGKVCVFPKLEEIHLEGMVELTDIWQAEVSADSFSSVTSVNIDSCNKLDKIFPSHMEGWFASLNSLKVCFCESVKVIFEIKDSQQVDASGGIDTNLQVVEVWNLPKLKQVWSRDPGGILNFKKLQSIEMYDCHRLRNVFPASVAKDVPKLEYMSVTLCDGMVEIVACEDGSETNAEQLVFPELTDMCLYDLSSIQHFYRGRHPIECPKLKKLEVRECNKKLKTFGTGERSNEEDEAVMSAEKIFPNLEFLYIHFDEAQKWLLSNTVKHPMHRLKELRLRQVNDGERLCQILYRMPNLEKLYLSGAKYLFKESSESRLGTVLQLKELDLWSSEIKDIGFEREPVLQRLELLSIVSLAYLTNLKVWYCNGLRNLMASSTAKSLVQLKSMKISKCDELEEIVSNEGNEEAEQIVFGKLITIKLEGLKKLKSFCSYKKCEFKFPSLEVLIVRECPLMHTFTEGDARAAKLQNIVSANEEGKEEAKWQWEGDLNATIQKGFNKLLESESTESSLSLRYSPLQVIWLDSGRIPKSFFSNLTSLTVDGCQFLTDVVIPFYLLPLLSNLEQLEVSDCGSVKSIFDITQEREITTMGLGAAAFPRPLPFSLKKLTLERLPKLENIWNEDPHGILTMQLLQHVKVKNCKCLTSVFPASVAKDLEKLVVKDCEGLTEIVAEDNADPRRANLKLTFPCPCVWSLKLQDLPKFKYFYYSSLQCDMFQTPTKDEMPTSNLQCLSLGEKGLEMIKRGEFQRNFLHKLQVLTLCFNIGSNVFPYEILQLAPNIEKLVVCDCSFKEIFCFDSLNVDEAGLLLQLKVLCLESLPELVSIGLENSWIQPLLGNLETLEVIGCSSLKDLVPSTVSFSNLTYLEVERCPSLLFLFTSSTARSLGQLKTMKISCCYSIEEVVVSKDGDESHEEEIIFPQLNCLKLEELPKLRSFYKGSLLSFPSLEELSVIYCEWMETLCPGTR is encoded by the exons ATGGACGCTGTGTCATCCGCACTACTAGAGCCAGTAACTAATTCTTTGTTGGATCTGCTTAAAAAGCAACTGGATTACATCCATTACAGTCGAAACTTTGATGAACTACGCGAGTGTGTAAAGCAGCTTAAACTTGTAAAGGAGAAAGTAGATCATCAATGTGAGGAAGCTTTCAAAAATGGACACGAAATTGAAGGTAAGGCTAGAGAATGGTTAGGGAAAGTGGGTAAATTTGAGACAGAAGTGGAGAAGTATTGGAACGATGATGGCCACAAAAAGACACGGTTTTCCAACTATTTATTTCCTTACTTTAGGCATAGACTAGGCAGACTAGCAAAGAAGATGGCAGTTGAGGGTAAAAAGATAACCGATGATTGCCCCAAGTCTGATGAAATTGCCCATCGGGTATACGTAACATCTAATGATGCCATTTTGTCTAATAATGACCTTATGGATTTTGGTTCTAGAAAATCCATAATGGAACAAATAATggcaacacttgttgaagatcCCACTGTGAAAATGATTGGAGTGTATGGACGAAGTGGGGTGGGTAAGAGCACTTTAATCAAAGCAATTGCTAAAATTGCTCGAGACAAGAAGTTGTTTAATGTGGTGGCTTTTTCAGAAATAACAGACAACCCCAATCTAAAACAAGTCCAGGAAGATATTGCTTACCCTTTGGGATTGAAATTGGAAGGAGAAGGTGAGAATGTAAGAGCTGATCATCTACGAAGGAGgttaaagaaagagaaagagaacacCCTTATAATCTTGGATGACCTTTGGGACAGATTAGACTTGAATAGGTTGGGAATTCCACTTGATGGTGATGTTGATGATAAACAGGGTCCCCAAGGGCCGACAAAAGAAAAATCTCTTGGTGATTATAAGGGTTGCAAAATTTTGCTAACTTCAAGGAAACAAAATGTATTAACGGATAAAATGGAAGTTAAATTAACTTTCTGTGTAGAGGAATTAGATGAAAAAGATGCTCTGAAGTTGTTTCGGAAGGAGGCTGGAATACATGGTGAAATGTCCAAGTCTAAACAAGAAATTGTTAAGAAGTACTGTTCAGGGTTACCTATGGCAATAATTACAGTTGGAAGGGCATTAAGAGACAAGAGCGACTCAGAGTgggaaaaacttaaaaatcaaGACCTGGTGGGAGATCAGAATCCTATGGAGATTTCTGTAAAAATGAGTTATGACCATCTAGAAAATGAGGAGCTCAAgtccattttctttctttgtgctCAAATGGGTCATCAACCCCTAATTATGGACTTGGTGAAGTATTGCTTTGGTTTGGGAATACTTGAAGGGGTCTACTCGCTTGGGGAAGCTCGAGGCAAAATATCTACATCAATCCAAAAGTTGAAAAACTCAGGTTTAGTGTTGGATGGAAGTTCTAGTATTCATTTCAATATGCACGATCTGGTTCGAGATGCTGCTTTATCTATAGCACAGAACGAGCAAAATGTATTTACTTTGAGAAATGGTAAACTTAATGATTGGCCTGAACTCAAGAGGTGCACTTCTATTTCTATATGCAATAGTGATATCATTGATGAGCTTCCTAATGTTATGAACTGTCCTCAACTTAAATTTTTCCAAATTGACAATGATGATCCATCTTTAAAAATACCTGAGAGTTTTtttaagagaatgaaaaaactCAGAGTGTTAATATTGACTGGCTTTCATCTATCAAGCTTACCATCTTCAATTAAGTGCCTATCAGACCTCAGATTGCTTTGTTTGGAGCGATGCACTTTAGATCACAACTTATCCATCATAGGGAAgctgaaaaaattaagaattctcAGCTTTTCTGGATCTCGAATTGAAAATTTGCCAGCTGAGTTGAAGGACTTGTATAAACTACAATTACTAGACATCAGCAATTGTTCAATAGTCACCATGATTCCACCTAATCTTATATCAAGGTTGACTTTGTTGGAAGAGCTGTATGTAAGAAAGTGTTTCATGGAAGTGTCGGAGGAAGGAGAGAGAAACCAAAgtcaaaattcatttatttctgAACTAAagcatttgcatcaattgcaagtGGTGGACTTAAGCATTCCATGTGCTGAATTTTTTCCAAAGGAATTGTTCTTTGACAACTTAAGTGATTACAAGATTGAGATTGGGAACTTCGAAACTCTTTCAGCTGGAGATTTCAGAATGCctaataagtatgaaaagttcaAATCTTTGGCATTGGAGCTGAAGGATGACACTGACAATATTCACTCTCAGACAGGAATAAAGTTGTTGTTTAAAACAGTTGAAAATTTGTTGTTGGGAGAGCTGAATGGTGTTCAAGATGTTATTAATGAGTTGAATTTGAATGGATTTCCACATCTGAAACACTTATCCATCGTAAACAACCCTAGCATCAAATATATCATCAACTCAAAGGATTTGTTTTATCCTCAGGATGTTTTTCCCAAGTTGGAATCTCTATGCCTCTACAAACTAAAAGAGATAGAGATGATATACTTTAGTTCAGGTACAGAGATGATATGCTTTAGTCCATTTACAGATTGCTCATTCACCAAATTGAAAACGATCAAGGTCGAGAAGTGTGACCAATTGAAGAATCTTTTCTCCTTTTGCATGGTTAAATTGCTTGCTAGTCTTGAAACAATTGGTGTTTCCAATTGTGGTTCTTTAGAGGAGATCATTAAAATACCTGACAATTCTGATAAGATTGAGTTTCTTAAGTTGATGTCTTTGTCACTTGAATCATTATCATCATTCACTAGTTTTTATACCACAGTAGAGGGGTCTTCTACAAACAGGGATCAGATACAAATTACTGTTATGACTCCTCCTCTTTTTGGTGAACTG GTTGAAATACCAAACTTAGAGAACTTGAATTTAATCTCAATGAACAAGATCCAGAAGATATGGAGCGACCAGCCCCCGTCAAACTTCTGCTTTCAaaacttaataaaattagttgtgaAAGATTGTGATAATTTGAGATATTTGTGTTCATTGTCCGTGGCCAGCAGTTTGAGGAAACTGAAAGGCCTCTTTGTAAGCAAGTGTAAAATGATGGAGAAGATTTTTAGCACAGAAGGAAATAGTGCAGGCAAG GTCTGCGTCTTTCCTAAGTTGGAGGAAATCCATCTCGAAGGAATGGTTGAGTTAACAGACATATGGCAAGCTGAAGTGAGTGCTGATTCCTTTTCTAGTGTCACTTCTGTGAACATTGATAGTTGCAATAAACTAGACAAAATTTTTCCGAGTCACATGGAAGGATGGTTTGCGAGTTTGAACAGCTTGAAGGTTTGTTTTTGTGAGTCAGTGAAAGTGATTTTTGAAATCAAAGATTCTCAGCAAGTAGATGCATCTGGTGGGATAGACACAAATTTGCAGGTTGTTGAAGTATGGAATCTCCCAAAGTTGAAGCAAGTGTGGAGCAGGGATCCAGGAGGAATTCTTAACTTCAAAAAACTGCAGAGTATAGAGATGTATGATTGTCATAGACTGAGGAATGTATTTCCAGCTTCTGTGGCCAAAGATGTTCCAAAGCTTGAATACATGTCGGTCACATTGTGTGATGGAATGGTGGAAATTGTTGCCTGTGAAGATGGATCCGAAACAAACGCTGAACAATTAGTGTTTCCTGAACTAACCGACATGTGCTTATATGACCTATCAAGCATCCAGCATTTCTACAGGGGGAGACATCCTATAGAGTGTCCAAAATTGAAGAAGTTGGAAGTAAGGGAATGTAACAAGAAGCTAAAAACATTCGGAACCGGAGAAAGGAGcaatgaagaagatgaagcagTTATGTCAGCTGAAAAG ATATTCCCCAACTTGGAGTTTTTGTATATTCACTTTGACGAAGCACAGAAGTGGTTATTGAGCAACACTGTGAAGCATCCAATGCACCGTTTAAAAGAGCTTCGCTTGCGCCAAGTTAATGATGGTGAACGTCTCTGTCAGATTCTGTACAGAATGCCAAATCTAGAAAAGTTATACTTGTCGGGCgctaaatatttgtttaaagaGTCGTCGGAGTCACGTTTGGGAACCGTATTACAGCTGAAGGAATTGGATTTGTGGTCTTCGGAGATAAAGGATATAGGATTTGAACGAGAACCAGTTCTACAGAGACTAGAGCTTTTGAGCATAGTATCGTTGGCTTACTTGACAAATTTGAAAGTATGGTATTGTAATGGATTAAGGAATTTAATGGCATCCTCAACGGCaaaaagcttggttcaactTAAGTCCATGAAGATAAGCAAATGTGATGAATTAGAGGAAATAGTAAGCAATGAGGGAAATGAAGAAGCAGAGCAAATAGTGTTTGGCAAATTGATTACTATAAAACTTGAGGGGCTAAAAAAGCTGAAAAGTTTTTGCAGTTACAAGAAGTGTGAATTCAAATTCCCGTCATTGGAAGTATTGATTGTGAGAGAATGCCCATTGATGCATACATTCACGGAGGGTGACGCAAGAGCAGCAAAGTTACAAAACATAGTTAGTGctaatgaagaaggaaaagaggAAGCCAAATGGCAGTGGGAAGGAGACTTGAATGCCACCATACAAAAAGGTTTCAACAAG CTTTTGGAGTCTGAAAGTACTGAATCATCTCTTAGTCTCAGATATAGCCCACTACAAGTGATATGGCTTGACTCAGGGCGGATCCCAAAGTCGTTCTTCAGTAACTTGACGTCTTTGACTGTGGACGGATGCCAATTTTTAACAGATGTTGTCATACCCTTCTATTTACTTCCTCTCTTATCTAATTTGGAACAATTAGAAGTCTCGGACTGTGGTTCTGTGAAAAGCATATTTGATATAACACAAGAAAGAGAAATCACAACTATGGGATTGGGAGCAGCAGCCTTCCCTAGACCTCTCCCTTTTTCCCTCAAGAAATTGACTTTAGAGAGGCTGCCAAAACTGGAGAATATCTGGAATGAAGATCCTCATGGAATTCTAACCATGCAACTTCTACAACATGTAAAGgttaaaaattgtaaatgcCTTACAAGTGTGTTTCCGGCATCAGTAGCCAAAGATCTTGAAAAACTAGTTGTCAAAGACTGTGAGGGATTGACAGAAATTGTTGCAGAGGATAATGCAGATCCAAGAAGAGCAAATCTGAAGCTTACGTTCCCTTGTCCCTGTGTGTGGTCATTGAAACTACAAGATTTGCCCAAGTTCAAGTATTTTTACTACTCCTCACTGCAGTGTGACATGTTCCAGACACCTACCAAGGATGAAATG CCTACATCCAACTTACAGTGCCTGTCACTCGGTGAAAAAGGACTGGAGATGATCAAGCGTGGAGAATTTCAGAGAAACTTCTTACACAAGTTACAAGTTCTTACTCTGTGCTTTAATATTGGGTCGAATGTATTTCCATATGAAATTCTACAACTGGCGCCCAATATAGAGAAGCTAGTGGTGTGTGATTGTTCCTTCAAGGAGATTTTCTGCTTTGATAGTCTTAATGTGGATGAGGCTGGACTCCTATTACAGCTCAAAGTCTTATGCTTGGAGTCCCTTCCAGAGCTTGTTTCCATTGGGTTAGAGAACTCTTGGATTCAGCCCTTACTGGGAAATCTAGAAACCTTGGAAGTAATAGGTTGTTCTAGTTTAAAAGACTTGGTACCATCTACAGTGTCTTTTTCCAATCTGACATATTTGGAAGTAGAAAGATGCCCTTCCCTGCTATTTTTGTTCACATCCTCCACAGCAAGAAGTTTGGGGCAACTCAAAACAATGAAGATAAGTTGCTGTTATTCAATTGAAGAGGTAGTAGTCTCTAAGGACGGGGATGAATCACATGAGGAGGAGATTATATTTCCGCAGCTCAATTGTTTGAAACTTGAAGAACTACCAAAGCTGAGAAGCTTCTATAAAGGAAGTTTATTAAGTTTCCCATCATTGGAGGAATTGTCAGTAATCTATTGCGAGTGGATGGAAACATTATGTCCAGGTACCC GTTAA